Sequence from the Methanobacterium alkalithermotolerans genome:
GTGGCCCATTCAAACATGATGCCCAGGGTTATTAAAAAGAAGCCGGTGTACTGGGGATGGCGCAGATACTTGTATATCCCATCGGTAACCAGTTTTCCTTCTCCAGTTTCTTTTATCCAGTAGTTTTTATGGATCCTCTTCCAGCCCACCAGTACCAGGGCCACCCCACTAAGGGAGATTAATAATCCAATCCAGGTTCCTAAATCTCCAATGTAACTGCTGAGGGTATGTCCCCATAGTATTCCTTCTGGTAACCAGATACCAAAGGCCCATCCCAGGGCAAACATGGAAAAGGGCACTCCGAACATTTCTATGGCAAAGGCCACCACAAAGGCCAGGTAGGCCCCGGTGGGTTTAACCTTACTTTTCTTATAAAAGGGTACAAATAGTAAAAACACAGCATAAATAGCAATCCAAACCAGTACCGCCCACCAGTTTCCAAAGTGGGACCAGATATTTTCTTCTAACACGTATTATCACCTTAATTATCAAAATTTATTAATATTTTTAAAATCTAATTTATTTATTTTTTAAATCGATTATCATTAATTCCGGGTAGTTTTATTCTCCAGGCAATTCATCATCAAATCCATATTATATTCAATCACTTCCTGGTGGCTTAATCCATGATCCTGCATATGCATCTGGATAGCCGGGGTGAGGTTGATGATGTTTTGCATGGAGGAGGTTAATATCAGGGCGGATTTTACCGGGTCCACCCCGGGACGGATACTACCATCTTCCAATCCTTCCTGGAATGATTTTACCACCATGGAGAAAATTTCAAGCCGTATTTTTTTTAAGTCCTCCATACAGGTGAAGTCCGGGTCAAAGGGTATTTCATAGTAAAAGCGGGATAGGGAGTAACTGGGGTATTCCTGGTAGAATTTGATGTAAGCCCGGGTGAGTAGTCTGATTTTTTCCATTCCACTTACCTTTTTTTTATAGCATTTTTGGAATTTGTCATTTAATACCTGGAAGTTTTCCAGGGCAATATCCAGATAAATTTCTTCCTTGTTTTTAAAGTAAAGGTAAAGGGTGCTCCGGGCCAGTTCACTTTTCTGGGCAATATGGTTCATGGTTACGTTTTCATAACCCTTTTCTATTAATAATTCCCGGGCAGCTTCCTGTATATCTTTTTTCCGCTGTTCTTTTTCTCTTTTTTTTCTCTCTGATAGGGTCATCCACATACTTCCTTGATATATCCTTATACCCTAGACACCTGATACTATGACATATTGTCATAAGATGTACAATATGATATATAATGACATAGTGTCACTAACTAACACTCTGTCATAATATTATATAAAGCTTTGCCCCGGGATGACTTAATTTAAAAAAAAATAATCATCGCGGGGGATTAACAATAAAAAAAATCAGATTGATTTTTAGGATTATTACCAGTCCTGGTAAGAGTATGGAAAAAAACAGGGTTCTTAGCATGGAAAAATCATAGGGCCAGGTGGGAGCACTCTTAAGTTCCTTTTTAAAAACATTAAGGGCATTAATTTCAGCGGCCAATTCACTGGCTGATTTTCAAATTATGGTTCGGGTTTAATCATATTTCAGGGATTTTTTTCTAAATTAAACTATATAATTAACTATTAATTATATTTTAAGCTATTTTTAAGGTTATGAATTTATTTAGGAATAAATACTTACTAGGGTTTTGAGTATACTTAAAATTAGTTTATATAAATATAAGTTGTAAGGGGATACTATTTTGAATAATCCATCACTAAGAATGTGGAAAAGCAGGCTTAAAAACCTCCTCTTTGCCAAAGATGCACCACCTAACTGGAAAGGTGGAAAATATTTTATCCTGATACTTTTACTGCTTTTACCTTTATCTTTTTTACTGGAACTGGGACCGGCCCAGAAAATATTTCTCTTTGTGGGACTTCTAATTAGTCAGATTAATTTAATAAAACTCCCCTTAAAAAATATGATACCTCTTAACCTGGTGTTCATTATTCTGGTTGGTTTATCAGTTTTTTCTGCCTCATTGGGTCTTTACCATCCTCTTTTAGGACTGATATTTTTAATAATCTGGATCTGGTTTTATTCTATTCTTAATATTTCAGGAAAGGTAACTGGCTCTATTGCTTATCTGGGCCTCCTTTTATACTTCTATTCCTCCATCATCTTTGTAGATTCTCAGCTACCACCACTGGACTGGGGATTATATGCTGCTACCGCAACCCTTATAGGGGCTTTGGCCATTATACTGATACGCATATTCCAGAAAAACCCGGCAAAAAGAGAAATACTATCATCCTGTTTTTCCCCCAGCACTGATTTTAAATCCATTGTCAATGCCCAGAAATTATTAAATATATCTGAAAAATCAAAAACTGGTAGCCTGGTACAATTAGCAACCAAAATAGCCACCTTACGCTTCCAGATACCCCACCTGGAAGAAGAACTACTCTCACCTTCTTTAGAACTATTCCAGGAATATATTGCGGAAGTGGATAAACTAACCCTGAAAATATCCGATATCATACTCCACAAGGAGTCCTCTAATTTAAGCTTTAATAAACTGGAAACTCTTTTTACTAAAATCATGAATTTAGATACTAAAGAAGATGATTTAAGCCTTAAAATATTAGTCTCCCAGTTCCAGGATCAATTAGTTAAAACCAGAAAAGTGCTCCAGGGTGAACTTATCCTGGAAGTTCAGCCCCTCCCCCTTTCCCCTAAAGTTCCCTTCAGAGATAATTTACGCTCCAACCTCAATTTAAATAATCTCTATGTGCGCCATGGTATACGCTTTTCTCTGGCAGTGGGAGCGGCCTTTCTACTCTATCTATTAACCGGTTCATATGATGTGCACTGGGTGGCCATGTCCATTTTCCTGGTTCTAAAAGTGGATATCATCAGTACTAAAAAGAGGATGATTATCCGCATACTTGCCACCATAATAGGGGTGGTGCTGGCGGTCCTGATTGCCCTCTTCTTAATGCACCTGGGATTGGCCTATATTTTACCATTACTGGGTCTCATCTGCCTGGTGCTTGTGGTGGTCTATCTACCAGTTAATTATCTCTATGTGGTATTTTTTACCAGCCTCTTAATAATATTCCTGGAACCAGTACAACTTATACCCTTAATGGGAGCTTCCCGGATAATGGATGTGATTACTGGTTCTGTTATTGCCTTTGGAGCAGCCTACCTTATCTTACCCAGCCGGATAATGGTGAATTTACCCCAGCTTCTTATAAAAAGAATTTCCTCCACCCAGGATTTTATCACCACCTCCCTGGAAGGGGATGATATTCCTCCTCTTTTTGATATTTTAAGTGCCCATAATAATCTCCAGGCGGGTATCATCAAACTTAAAGACTCCCAACCCCAATCCCTCCAGGATATAAAAGCCTATGAAGATATGGCTCTTTGTCTGGATGGATTACTTGGAGATTATATAGCCACCTTATCCCACCTTAAGAAAATAAAAACTCCTGAATCCAAGCTGGATGAACCTCTTAATTTAATGCAGGGTATACTGGGCCACCTGCAGGATATGGTCCTTTCAAAAAAGCCAATAAACCCACCAGATTTAGAATACATAAACCAGGAACTAAAAAGATTAAAGGATAAAATCAATGCACCGGATTATATAATCCTATTAAAATACGGGGAATGGATACTCTCTGATGTGGAGCTACTATCTCATCTGATTAAGGAAAATAAGGAGAGGGGTTTATTTGAAAAATACAGGAAACTTTAGACTTAAGTATAATTATTTACATTAATTTTATTCTTACAATTTTTGGACTTAAATAAAGCAGCTAACCTTATTTTAGTCAGTTGGTAACTTTTAACCCACTGATTAATGTGATTTATGCCCTTGAAAGGTATTAATCGTATTAGTTATCCCGGGACCTGGCTCTAAAACTATATATATGAAAATGACCACTAATTATAAAATGACCACTAGTCAGCATATGACTTAAAGTAAAAAATTAAACACTGGTCAAAAATTTAAAAGGAAATCAGATTTTTGTAGAATCTATTTTTCCTGAAGCTATAGAAGGTACCAGGAGATAAATCACTATTTAACTCTCCTTATGAGTTTTTTCCCACCTGACAAATGACTCTCATCATAATTTATCTTTCCCTGGAACCTTCCATTGGCTTAAAATTCATTGATTTAATGAAAAAAAATTACTATAGAGGTGTAAAAATTATGCCAACCTACGAAGACAGAATAGACCTATACGGGGTTGATGGAAAACTTTTAGAAGAAAACGTTCCTCTAGAAGCAGTTAGTCCCCTCATAAACCCTACCATTGAAAAAATTGTACAGGAAGTAAAACGATCCGTAGCCATAGACATATCCGGGATACAAAATTCCCTGGAAAAAGCCGCCTACGGTGGTAAATCCAATTTTGTACCAGGAAGAGAATTAGAACTACCTCTAATGGATAATGCCGACTTACTGGCTGAAAAAATCCAGAAAATAATCCAGGTTACCGAAGACGATGATTTCAATCTAAAACTCATCAATGGCGGTAAACAAATGCTGGTACAACTACCATCCCAGCGGATGAATATGGCCGCCGACTACACCGTATCCACCCTGGTAACCGGAGGAGCAGTAATCCAGGCCATCATCGACACTTTTGATGTGGATAAATTTGATGCCCCTGCAGTAAAAACCGCTGTTTTAGGAAGATATCCTCAAACTGTGGACTTCACCGGCGCCCACATCACCGCCTTATTAGGGCCTCCTGTAATGCTGGAAGGATTAGGTTACGGACTCCGGAACATCATGGCCAATCACGTGGTGGCCATCACCAACAAAAACACCCTGAACGCCGTGGCTTTATCCTCCATATTAGAGCACACCTCCATGTTCGAAACCGGTGATGCTTTAGGAGCATTTGAAAGATTCCACTTACTGGGTATGGCTTACCAGGGATTAAATGCCAACAACCTGGTATATGATCTGGTAAAAGAAAATGGTAAAGGAACCGTGGGTACTGTTATGGCTTCCCTGGTGGAGAGAGCCTTAGATGACGGAGTAATTAAGGTACAAAAAACCATGCCTTCCGGATTCCAGGTATATGAACCTACCGATTGGGCTTTATGGAATGCCTATGCTGCATCAGGATTATTAAGCTCGGTAATTGTAAATATTGGTGCTTCTCGAGCCGCCCAGGGTATTGCTTCTACCATCTTATATTACAATGATATCCTGGAATACGAAACCGGATTACCTGGTGTAGACTATGGTCGAGTGGAAGGTACTGGTGTGGGTATGAGTTTCTTCTCCCATTCCATCTATGGTGGAGGAGGACCTGGAACTTTCCATGGAAACCACGTGGTAACCCGTCACAGTAAAGGATTTGCCGTACCTTGTTCTGCAGCAGCCATGTGTCTGGATGCCGGTACCCAGATGTTCTCAGTAGAAGCCACCTCTGGACTGGTAGGCAGAGTATATGGAGATATCAGTTACTTAAAAGAACCAATAGAACATGTAGCAGACGGAGCCCGGATAATAAAGGATGAAATCTGATAATTATCTATAAAGGGATAGAATGGAACCAATAAAAGCTGTAGATATCAAGATATTTCCCTACCGGCGCCTGAAACCAGCCACCACTGAAAGAATACTCAATGAAATAATGAAACTGGAGGGTATTCTACGGGTGCTGCTTAATGGAGAATCCCTACCTCAGATAGTGGGATATGGCCCGGCTAAAGGAACCAGAGTCAACCATGAAGATAGAAAGGTTATACAACTAAAAGATCATGATTTAGAACTCTCCGTCACCGTGGGGGATATTATCATAACTGTCCTCCATGAAAAACAGGAAGTATTTCTAAAAAAACTGGAAGATATCCTGGGAAATAATCTTTCATGCAATTTCGAAGTATCTGCAGGAATTTTTACTAAAACAAATATTACAGTTTCTGATTATCTGAAAATAGATCGTGGAATAGAACAGGAAATAGAACCAACCTATATTGGACTGGTTGATCCTGGATCAAAGTCAGAAGATACTGTAAGATTAATAGGTGATTAATATGTCTTACAAAGCCCAATACAGCCCTGGAAATACAAAAATCGCGGAAAACCGTAGGAATCACATGGACCCTGATTATGAACTAAAAAAAATCAGGGAAATTGCTGATGAAGATATAGTTAAAATTTTAGGCCACCGAAATCCGGGAGAAGGCTACAAAACCGTACACCCTCCCTTAGAAGAAATGGATTTCGAACTGGATATGATGAAGGAAATGGTAGAACCTCTACCTGGAGCCATGCAGGGTAACCGAACCCGTTATATTCAATTTGCTGATTCCATGTATAATGCTCCGGCCCAACCCTATGACCGGGCCCGAACTTACATGTGGAGATTCAGAGGAGTGGATACCGGAACCCTATCTGGCCGGCAGGTTATAGAAATCCGGGAACTGGACCTGGAAAAAATATCCAAAACACTAACTGAAACCGAACTATTTGATCCAGCAAAATGTGGTATACGAGGGGCTACCGTACACGGACACTCCCTGAGACTGGATGAAAACGGGTTAATGTTCGATGCCCTGCAGAGATACGTATACAACGAAGAAACTAAGGAGATATCCTATATCAAGGACCAGGTAGGAAGACCCCTGGATGAACCGGTAAATATGGGAGAAGCCCTGGATGATGAACACCTCTCTAATATAACCACCATTTACCGCAGTGACAATATAAGCATGCGGGATGATCCTGAAGCCCGGGAAGTAGTGGAAACCATACACTCCAGTAGAACTGATGGTGGATTTGGTTTAGAAGTTTTCAAAGACGATTTAAAACGTAAAATAGGTGAATAGAATGGAAACTGAAAAGAAATTATTTTTAAAAGCTTTAAAAAATAAATTTGATGAGGATCCAGATAAACCTAACACTGATTTCTACTGTTTCGGTGGATGGGAGCAATCTCCTCGTAAAAAGGAATTCAACCAGCATGCAGAAAAACTGGTAAAAGAAAGAGGAGGACTCCCCTTTTATAATCCAGATATAGGAGTTCCTCTGGGTCAAAGAAAACTGATGGCCTACAAAGTATCCGGAACCGACACCTATGTAGAAGGAGACGACCTCCACTTTTGTAACAACAGTGCCATTCAACAGTTATCTGATGATATAAAACGAACTATTATTGTGGGTATGGATACCGGTCATGCTGTACTGGAAAAACGTTTAGGTGTAGAAGTAACCCCGGAAACCATCAATAACTACATGGAAACCATAAACCATGCCCTGCCTGGAGGGGCCGTGGTGCAGGAACACATGGTAGAAGTACACCCTGGTTTAGTAGGAGACTGTTATGCCAAAATATTCACCGGAGACGATAATCTGGCTGATGAACTGGATAGTCGATTCTTGATTGATATCAATAAGGAGTTTCCAGAAGACCAGGCCGAAATGTTAAAAAAATACATTGGCAATAAAACCTACCAGATTAGCCGGGTCCCCAGTATGGTGGTACGTACCTGTGATGGAGGAACCGTATCCCGATGGTCAGCCATGCAAATCGGTATGAGTTTCATTTCAGCCTACAAACTCTGTGCTGGAGAAGCAGCAATAGCTGACTTTTCTTATGCTGCTAAACACGCTGATGTAATAGAGATGGGTACTTTCCTACCGGCTAGAAGAGCTCGTGGACCTAATGAGCCAGGAGGTATTGCTTTTGGTATCTTAGCCGATATGATCCAGACCTCCCGAATTTCTGAAGACCCAGCTGAAGTAAGCCTGGAAGTAATAGCTGCTGCAGCTGCTATCTATGACCAGATCTGGCTGGGTTCCTACATGTCTGGAGGAGTGGGCTTTACCCAGTATGCCAGTGCCGCCTATACCGATGATATCCTGGATGACTTCCTCTACTATGGAATGGACTATGTGGAGAAAAAGTATGGTATATGTGGTACAAAGGCCAGTATGGATGTGGTAAAAGACATCTCCAGTGAAGTAACCCTCTATGCCCTGGAACAATATGAAATACCCACCTTACTGGAAGATCACTTTGGAGGATCCCAGAGAGCTGCTGTAGCATCCGCTGCTGCAGGATGTTCTACTGCTTTTGCCACAGGAAACTCCAATGCAGGAATCAATGGATGGTACCTCAGCCAGATTCTACATAAAGAAGTACACAGCAGACTGGGATTCTATGGATACGATCTGCAGGACCAGTGTGGAGCTTCCAACTCCCTATCGGTACGTAGTGATGAAGGTTTAATCCATGAATTAAGAGGACCTAACTATCCTAACTATGCTATGAATGTGGGGCATCAGCCAGAATATGCAGGAATAGCCCAGGCACCTCACGCTGCCCGGGGAGATGCTTTCTGTGTTAACCCTCTAATTAAAATAGCCTTTGCTGATGATAATCTGGCATTTGACTTTAAAAATCCCAGAAAATCCATTGCTAAAGGTGCCCTAAGGGAATTTACCCCTTGCGGTGAAAGGGATCTCATAACCCCTGCCCAGTAAACAAGATAAAGGTGGTTTACTAAAAAAAACCACCCCTTCTTTTTTTTATTCCCGGAAACCTTAGCTTTTTTAAGAAAACTTTTTTTTAAATTTAACAATAGTTCAATAAAATTGATTAATATACTATTTTTAGATTTAACCATAGTCCTATAAAATATACTATTTTTTTTTAGATATCATTTAATCAATTTAATAACAATACATCTATTTATGGCCTTCAGATAATATTTAATAATTAATTATTATAAATAAAGAGTTGAACATTAAATTTACGATTTTTATA
This genomic interval carries:
- a CDS encoding methyltransferase family protein codes for the protein MLEENIWSHFGNWWAVLVWIAIYAVFLLFVPFYKKSKVKPTGAYLAFVVAFAIEMFGVPFSMFALGWAFGIWLPEGILWGHTLSSYIGDLGTWIGLLISLSGVALVLVGWKRIHKNYWIKETGEGKLVTDGIYKYLRHPQYTGFFLITLGIMFEWATIPLIVLYLLLLVLYYKLAKREEQDMLDEFGEEYQEYKAKTRMFIPYVL
- a CDS encoding TetR/AcrR family transcriptional regulator, yielding MTLSERKKREKEQRKKDIQEAARELLIEKGYENVTMNHIAQKSELARSTLYLYFKNKEEIYLDIALENFQVLNDKFQKCYKKKVSGMEKIRLLTRAYIKFYQEYPSYSLSRFYYEIPFDPDFTCMEDLKKIRLEIFSMVVKSFQEGLEDGSIRPGVDPVKSALILTSSMQNIINLTPAIQMHMQDHGLSHQEVIEYNMDLMMNCLENKTTRN
- a CDS encoding FUSC family protein, yielding MNNPSLRMWKSRLKNLLFAKDAPPNWKGGKYFILILLLLLPLSFLLELGPAQKIFLFVGLLISQINLIKLPLKNMIPLNLVFIILVGLSVFSASLGLYHPLLGLIFLIIWIWFYSILNISGKVTGSIAYLGLLLYFYSSIIFVDSQLPPLDWGLYAATATLIGALAIILIRIFQKNPAKREILSSCFSPSTDFKSIVNAQKLLNISEKSKTGSLVQLATKIATLRFQIPHLEEELLSPSLELFQEYIAEVDKLTLKISDIILHKESSNLSFNKLETLFTKIMNLDTKEDDLSLKILVSQFQDQLVKTRKVLQGELILEVQPLPLSPKVPFRDNLRSNLNLNNLYVRHGIRFSLAVGAAFLLYLLTGSYDVHWVAMSIFLVLKVDIISTKKRMIIRILATIIGVVLAVLIALFLMHLGLAYILPLLGLICLVLVVVYLPVNYLYVVFFTSLLIIFLEPVQLIPLMGASRIMDVITGSVIAFGAAYLILPSRIMVNLPQLLIKRISSTQDFITTSLEGDDIPPLFDILSAHNNLQAGIIKLKDSQPQSLQDIKAYEDMALCLDGLLGDYIATLSHLKKIKTPESKLDEPLNLMQGILGHLQDMVLSKKPINPPDLEYINQELKRLKDKINAPDYIILLKYGEWILSDVELLSHLIKENKERGLFEKYRKL
- the mcrB gene encoding coenzyme-B sulfoethylthiotransferase subunit beta, with amino-acid sequence MPTYEDRIDLYGVDGKLLEENVPLEAVSPLINPTIEKIVQEVKRSVAIDISGIQNSLEKAAYGGKSNFVPGRELELPLMDNADLLAEKIQKIIQVTEDDDFNLKLINGGKQMLVQLPSQRMNMAADYTVSTLVTGGAVIQAIIDTFDVDKFDAPAVKTAVLGRYPQTVDFTGAHITALLGPPVMLEGLGYGLRNIMANHVVAITNKNTLNAVALSSILEHTSMFETGDALGAFERFHLLGMAYQGLNANNLVYDLVKENGKGTVGTVMASLVERALDDGVIKVQKTMPSGFQVYEPTDWALWNAYAASGLLSSVIVNIGASRAAQGIASTILYYNDILEYETGLPGVDYGRVEGTGVGMSFFSHSIYGGGGPGTFHGNHVVTRHSKGFAVPCSAAAMCLDAGTQMFSVEATSGLVGRVYGDISYLKEPIEHVADGARIIKDEI
- the mcrD gene encoding methyl-coenzyme M reductase operon protein D, producing the protein MEPIKAVDIKIFPYRRLKPATTERILNEIMKLEGILRVLLNGESLPQIVGYGPAKGTRVNHEDRKVIQLKDHDLELSVTVGDIIITVLHEKQEVFLKKLEDILGNNLSCNFEVSAGIFTKTNITVSDYLKIDRGIEQEIEPTYIGLVDPGSKSEDTVRLIGD
- the mcrG gene encoding coenzyme-B sulfoethylthiotransferase subunit gamma; amino-acid sequence: MSYKAQYSPGNTKIAENRRNHMDPDYELKKIREIADEDIVKILGHRNPGEGYKTVHPPLEEMDFELDMMKEMVEPLPGAMQGNRTRYIQFADSMYNAPAQPYDRARTYMWRFRGVDTGTLSGRQVIEIRELDLEKISKTLTETELFDPAKCGIRGATVHGHSLRLDENGLMFDALQRYVYNEETKEISYIKDQVGRPLDEPVNMGEALDDEHLSNITTIYRSDNISMRDDPEAREVVETIHSSRTDGGFGLEVFKDDLKRKIGE
- the mcrA gene encoding coenzyme-B sulfoethylthiotransferase subunit alpha is translated as METEKKLFLKALKNKFDEDPDKPNTDFYCFGGWEQSPRKKEFNQHAEKLVKERGGLPFYNPDIGVPLGQRKLMAYKVSGTDTYVEGDDLHFCNNSAIQQLSDDIKRTIIVGMDTGHAVLEKRLGVEVTPETINNYMETINHALPGGAVVQEHMVEVHPGLVGDCYAKIFTGDDNLADELDSRFLIDINKEFPEDQAEMLKKYIGNKTYQISRVPSMVVRTCDGGTVSRWSAMQIGMSFISAYKLCAGEAAIADFSYAAKHADVIEMGTFLPARRARGPNEPGGIAFGILADMIQTSRISEDPAEVSLEVIAAAAAIYDQIWLGSYMSGGVGFTQYASAAYTDDILDDFLYYGMDYVEKKYGICGTKASMDVVKDISSEVTLYALEQYEIPTLLEDHFGGSQRAAVASAAAGCSTAFATGNSNAGINGWYLSQILHKEVHSRLGFYGYDLQDQCGASNSLSVRSDEGLIHELRGPNYPNYAMNVGHQPEYAGIAQAPHAARGDAFCVNPLIKIAFADDNLAFDFKNPRKSIAKGALREFTPCGERDLITPAQ